The Bacillus sp. SM2101 genome has a window encoding:
- a CDS encoding ABC transporter ATP-binding protein, with protein MNNDTCISVSHVTKRFGKKAALQDVTFDISFGEFFGLLGPSGAGKTTLVKMIGGIDEVTEGSISVLDTKMPNLKMMNKIGFMAQSDALYNELTAFENIDFFATIYGLKGQVKQQRIDKVLELVNLLPEKKKPVHQFSGGMKRRLSLAIAIVHEPEVLLLDEPTVGIDPILRQSIWDELRRLKDNGKTIIVTTHVMDEAEKCSRLGMIREGCLIGLGTPEELKAQTRANTLEEAFLTFGGVRG; from the coding sequence GTGAATAATGATACTTGTATTTCAGTTAGTCATGTAACAAAGAGGTTTGGTAAAAAAGCTGCGCTACAAGATGTAACATTTGACATTTCCTTCGGAGAGTTTTTTGGTTTACTTGGTCCATCTGGAGCTGGAAAAACAACACTCGTAAAAATGATAGGTGGAATAGATGAAGTAACTGAAGGGTCGATATCGGTTTTAGACACTAAGATGCCTAATTTAAAGATGATGAATAAAATTGGTTTTATGGCACAATCAGATGCGTTATATAATGAACTAACAGCATTTGAAAACATTGATTTTTTTGCTACGATTTATGGTTTAAAAGGCCAGGTAAAGCAACAAAGAATTGATAAAGTATTAGAACTGGTCAACCTGCTACCAGAAAAGAAAAAGCCTGTTCACCAGTTTTCTGGAGGAATGAAGCGGCGGTTATCACTTGCTATTGCTATTGTTCATGAGCCAGAAGTTTTATTATTAGATGAGCCGACTGTTGGGATTGATCCTATCTTAAGACAATCGATTTGGGATGAATTAAGAAGATTAAAAGATAACGGAAAAACAATCATCGTAACAACACATGTCATGGATGAAGCAGAGAAGTGTTCTCGCCTCGGTATGATACGAGAAGGGTGCTTAATCGGACTCGGTACACCAGAGGAGTTAAAAGCCCAAACGAGAGCTAACACTCTAGAAGAAGCCTTTTTAACATTCGGGGGTGTAAGAGGATGA
- a CDS encoding MmcQ/YjbR family DNA-binding protein, protein MDFKELQESCLTKRGAYEDFPFGDDAHVMKVGTKMFAILSQGETHPAISLKCEPDVNEMLREQYPAIKPGYHLNKRHWNTITVDGTVPNKQILQMIDRSYELVFNSLRKAEKAEINEKN, encoded by the coding sequence ATGGATTTCAAAGAGCTGCAGGAAAGTTGTTTAACAAAACGAGGTGCTTATGAGGATTTTCCATTTGGGGATGATGCGCATGTGATGAAGGTAGGAACTAAAATGTTTGCTATTTTGTCTCAAGGAGAAACCCATCCTGCCATTAGCTTAAAATGTGAGCCAGATGTTAATGAAATGCTTCGTGAGCAATATCCAGCCATTAAACCAGGTTATCATTTAAACAAGCGACATTGGAATACAATTACAGTTGATGGCACAGTACCAAATAAACAAATCTTACAAATGATTGATAGGTCTTATGAATTAGTGTTTAACAGTTTAAGAAAGGCTGAAAAGGCAGAGATTAACGAAAAAAATTAA
- a CDS encoding MerR family transcriptional regulator, translating to MTYYSTGDASKKLHLSVRTLRYYDQIGLVEPTIKEDNGRRLYSEGDMLKLEKITILKALTLSLDDIKKVLDQITVQDILVVHKKSLENQILELQGSLNHTTTILTSIRVEQQLNWEVLLPLIDEYQHRKSAEQKEMIWKEFFNEKEVDALSNNLPKMGEDDEQTKKWINIIRRVELCLKNSIKPESAEGQLIAEDILLLSKETFHGDEELELKFWEVRKSKEKSKKLGLYPMNDEVVKFIEQAIDYILEENYI from the coding sequence GTGACATATTATTCAACGGGTGACGCTTCAAAGAAGCTTCATCTTTCCGTACGAACGCTTCGTTACTATGATCAAATAGGACTCGTCGAACCGACGATTAAAGAAGACAACGGCCGACGTCTTTATTCAGAGGGAGATATGCTTAAACTAGAAAAGATTACAATACTGAAAGCTCTCACACTTTCTCTTGATGACATTAAAAAAGTTCTAGATCAAATCACAGTTCAAGACATTTTAGTTGTCCATAAAAAGTCATTAGAGAACCAAATTCTTGAGCTACAAGGGTCGTTGAATCATACAACGACGATTTTAACTAGTATAAGAGTAGAACAACAATTAAATTGGGAGGTTTTGTTACCACTAATAGATGAATATCAACATCGTAAGTCAGCAGAACAAAAAGAAATGATTTGGAAGGAGTTTTTTAATGAAAAGGAAGTTGATGCACTCTCAAATAACCTTCCAAAAATGGGCGAGGACGATGAGCAAACTAAGAAGTGGATTAACATTATTAGGAGGGTGGAGTTATGTTTGAAAAACAGCATAAAACCAGAATCTGCAGAAGGTCAACTCATTGCAGAAGATATCCTATTACTGTCGAAAGAAACCTTTCATGGAGATGAAGAACTGGAACTGAAATTTTGGGAAGTTCGCAAATCAAAGGAGAAATCTAAAAAGCTAGGACTATATCCGATGAATGACGAAGTTGTTAAGTTTATCGAACAAGCTATTGATTATATTTTAGAAGAAAATTACATATGA
- a CDS encoding CPBP family intramembrane glutamic endopeptidase codes for MESIQITRFDFKDEVWTWKEFIGALIVAFVVVPILIEYLLHAYINNILANDLYAGTFTGLIMAICFLYSIYMISLKPHHLTWKDIGLRSFPIQYLTWIILWIILLIIVGVILLFAMSWFGVSYENSKTASIQSQVTPVNFIIGFVSASVISPFYEEIFYRGFIYKWLRAKWGIYTGMSVSSLIFMLVHIPTYNVLPITFVSGLVFSWTYERTGSVIPAMIIHGCFNGIAVVVTALA; via the coding sequence ATGGAAAGTATACAAATTACACGATTCGATTTTAAAGATGAAGTTTGGACATGGAAGGAATTCATAGGAGCACTTATAGTAGCATTCGTTGTTGTACCCATACTTATTGAATATTTATTACATGCATATATAAATAATATATTAGCAAACGATCTATATGCAGGTACCTTCACTGGGCTAATTATGGCAATATGTTTTCTATATAGTATTTATATGATTTCATTAAAGCCTCATCATTTAACATGGAAGGATATTGGTCTACGATCGTTTCCAATTCAATATTTGACATGGATTATACTTTGGATAATACTTTTAATCATTGTTGGCGTCATTTTACTATTTGCTATGTCGTGGTTTGGAGTTAGCTATGAAAATAGTAAAACAGCTAGTATTCAATCGCAGGTCACTCCTGTTAACTTTATCATTGGGTTTGTATCTGCTAGTGTAATTTCTCCTTTTTATGAAGAAATTTTTTATCGGGGGTTTATTTATAAATGGCTAAGGGCGAAATGGGGGATATATACCGGTATGTCGGTTAGCTCATTAATCTTTATGCTCGTTCACATACCAACATATAATGTGCTGCCAATCACTTTTGTAAGTGGACTTGTTTTTTCATGGACATACGAACGGACAGGGTCGGTCATACCAGCTATGATCATTCATGGTTGCTTTAATGGTATTGCTGTAGTAGTTACAGCTTTGGCCTAG
- a CDS encoding polysaccharide deacetylase family protein produces the protein MKRYKMIFKSLSVMAGLFLLFAFVIGIVQSAMSINYTPTKASQQTSILELEPNSAFTPVYDNRKEEFTIVGYLQNGHTFEILRDYSNEWWQISFGNGNGYVKKTDVIVNEEPYRLKSTKNTNDMFITIKETNIFEQPSDSLHPIATIAQNLRYPIMSESNDYYEVKVAGKVGYVKKSDVELDDGIPILMYHHFSYDEDNLYPGNLNIIPPHEFSQQMTILAEEEVETITLTDLEGYLNGTTNLPGKVVALTFDDGLQSVNEYAYPVLKTNKQLGNLFIITGRTPNEGAPYNPKATKFQYLSTQIIDNMRDVFSVSAHTHNMHRLKGQTSHLVAKPLEEVQEDLRLNKSILETDYFAYPFGKYNKDIVKVVKEEGFKMAFTTKRGYVKKGDDPHLLNRLNVPPGMTINEYKKLVGID, from the coding sequence ATGAAAAGGTATAAAATGATTTTTAAGTCTTTAAGTGTCATGGCAGGATTGTTTTTGCTTTTTGCATTCGTTATTGGCATTGTTCAATCTGCTATGAGTATTAATTACACACCTACAAAAGCAAGTCAACAAACAAGCATACTAGAATTAGAGCCTAATAGCGCTTTTACTCCTGTATACGATAATAGGAAGGAAGAATTCACCATTGTAGGGTATTTACAAAATGGACATACATTCGAGATACTACGTGATTATAGCAATGAATGGTGGCAAATTTCCTTTGGTAACGGAAATGGATATGTAAAAAAAACAGATGTCATTGTTAATGAAGAACCATACAGATTGAAGTCTACCAAAAACACAAACGATATGTTTATTACGATTAAAGAAACAAATATATTTGAACAACCATCAGATTCTCTTCATCCTATCGCAACGATTGCTCAAAACTTAAGATATCCTATCATGTCTGAGTCAAACGATTATTATGAAGTGAAGGTAGCAGGTAAGGTCGGCTATGTAAAAAAGTCAGACGTAGAACTTGATGATGGGATTCCAATATTAATGTACCACCATTTTTCATACGATGAAGACAATCTTTACCCTGGTAATCTCAATATCATTCCTCCGCATGAATTTTCTCAGCAAATGACTATATTAGCTGAGGAAGAAGTTGAAACTATTACACTCACAGATTTAGAAGGTTATCTAAATGGTACGACGAATTTACCTGGAAAAGTCGTCGCGTTGACATTTGATGATGGGCTACAGTCTGTTAATGAATATGCTTATCCAGTATTAAAAACCAATAAACAACTTGGAAATTTATTTATTATAACTGGCCGTACTCCGAATGAAGGGGCACCATATAATCCAAAAGCTACAAAATTTCAATATTTGAGTACTCAAATAATTGATAACATGAGAGATGTTTTTTCCGTTTCCGCTCATACACATAATATGCATCGGCTAAAAGGACAAACAAGTCACTTAGTCGCTAAGCCTCTTGAAGAAGTACAAGAAGATTTACGATTGAATAAATCAATCTTGGAGACAGATTACTTTGCTTATCCTTTTGGCAAATATAATAAAGATATAGTAAAAGTTGTGAAAGAGGAAGGGTTTAAAATGGCTTTTACAACTAAACGAGGCTATGTAAAAAAAGGTGATGATCCACACCTATTGAACCGCTTGAATGTTCCTCCTGGAATGACGATAAATGAATATAAAAAACTCGTTGGAATTGACTAA
- a CDS encoding CueP family metal-binding protein: MKLKSVFVVLSTAFLLVGCSEENTQTQSQQEMDPQSIKDLVNDYSIGNIDAENASITSEQLIVEETSGEKREYDLPDDEFFVSIAPYVKNTHPCTNHSLTGCQGELANEQFDVVIVDASGNIIIEETMVSGENGFIDMWLPRDKEYEVRITHDGKMAENNFSTYKTDQTCMTTMQLM; this comes from the coding sequence ATGAAATTGAAAAGTGTATTTGTAGTCCTCTCAACTGCGTTTTTGTTAGTAGGCTGCAGTGAAGAAAATACACAGACACAATCTCAACAAGAAATGGATCCACAGTCTATTAAAGATTTAGTAAATGACTACAGTATTGGTAACATTGACGCAGAGAATGCATCTATTACATCTGAGCAACTCATTGTAGAGGAAACTAGCGGAGAGAAACGTGAGTATGATTTACCAGATGATGAATTCTTTGTTTCAATTGCACCATATGTAAAGAATACACATCCATGTACAAACCATAGCTTGACAGGCTGCCAAGGTGAACTAGCAAATGAGCAATTTGATGTTGTAATCGTAGATGCATCAGGAAATATTATTATTGAGGAAACAATGGTTTCTGGAGAAAATGGCTTTATTGATATGTGGTTACCGCGTGACAAAGAATACGAAGTTAGAATAACTCATGACGGAAAAATGGCAGAAAACAATTTTTCTACTTATAAAACAGATCAAACTTGTATGACCACAATGCAATTAATGTAA
- a CDS encoding PDZ domain-containing protein — MVEEWVLEFLKAIGRFFLHPLTYYFIAYTLLIGFIRVKKERRDFHVRIYDSFLELRSLFSVGLFAGAILSIVTIGVGIVLTLETIVIVAIITLILSFMITPRLLTPANVLGLTFFSLILLPKLDLNNFAMLSFSSDQLWTSLSGLAILLALFMIMEGFLIWKKGGVGTSPYLKKSKRGLQVGAHKAQRIWMLPVLFLLPGEVITTQIPWWPVFSIGQTEYALCFVPFVIGFSMHIQGMHPSEMIQQTGKRVLLLSLIVAIAAISSIWLPVFATIAVFIAILGREMIAIQQRLKDDSYPFYFSQRDHGLVVLAIISQSPAEKMAIQVGEMITKVNGVTVRSVEEFYEAIQKNSAFCKLEVIDVNGQVRFTQRALYDGEHHELGILFVQDDKKWDNEAV; from the coding sequence GTGGTAGAAGAATGGGTATTAGAGTTCCTTAAAGCGATTGGTCGTTTTTTCCTTCATCCATTAACATATTATTTTATTGCATATACATTACTAATCGGCTTTATCCGTGTGAAGAAAGAACGTCGTGATTTCCATGTTCGTATTTATGATTCTTTTCTTGAGCTTCGATCCTTATTTTCAGTCGGTCTATTTGCCGGAGCAATTCTTTCAATCGTCACAATCGGGGTAGGAATTGTTCTAACACTAGAGACTATTGTTATTGTTGCAATTATTACTTTGATATTAAGCTTTATGATCACACCTAGATTGTTAACACCAGCAAATGTGTTAGGTTTAACATTCTTTTCTTTAATATTATTACCGAAATTAGACTTGAATAATTTTGCTATGTTGTCATTTTCGTCAGACCAGTTGTGGACAAGCTTGTCAGGATTGGCCATTCTACTCGCATTATTTATGATAATGGAAGGTTTTTTAATATGGAAAAAAGGTGGGGTAGGGACGTCGCCTTATTTGAAAAAAAGTAAGCGTGGACTACAAGTAGGGGCACATAAAGCACAACGAATTTGGATGTTGCCTGTACTATTTCTATTGCCGGGTGAAGTTATTACTACTCAAATACCTTGGTGGCCTGTCTTTTCCATAGGACAAACTGAGTATGCGTTATGTTTCGTTCCTTTTGTCATCGGTTTTTCAATGCATATTCAAGGTATGCATCCATCTGAAATGATCCAACAAACAGGAAAACGCGTTTTATTGCTCAGTTTGATTGTAGCTATTGCTGCTATTAGTAGTATTTGGTTACCTGTATTTGCAACGATTGCTGTATTCATTGCGATATTAGGAAGAGAAATGATTGCCATTCAACAACGGTTGAAAGATGACTCCTATCCTTTTTATTTTTCGCAGCGTGATCACGGTCTTGTTGTGTTAGCTATTATCTCCCAGTCTCCAGCAGAAAAAATGGCAATTCAAGTTGGAGAAATGATTACGAAAGTGAATGGTGTAACTGTTCGATCAGTAGAAGAATTTTACGAAGCTATACAAAAAAATAGTGCTTTCTGTAAGCTTGAAGTCATTGATGTGAATGGTCAGGTACGCTTTACACAAAGAGCGTTATACGATGGCGAGCATCATGAACTAGGCATACTATTCGTCCAAGATGATAAGAAATGGGATAATGAAGCGGTATAA